In Hahella sp. HNIBRBA332, the genomic window AATCCAACGGTTTCTAGCTTCTCGCTTACAAAACATATCGCTATTACAGATTATCCCACTTAAACTATCTAATTCTGAGAGCACTCGGCCTTGATCCAAACCACCAAGTGACGGCCGTCGTTGTCAGAAATAACATCTGCGCGATGGCCTCTTTGTATAGGACTATTAAATCGACAGGGCTCAGCGCGCTAACCCCACCGAGGTGACGGCTAATATTCAGGGTGACAAACGTCGCCAAAATAAGCAGATAGACAGTAATCAGAGGCCGCATCAGGCCCCGGATAGCGTCCACAAACCACATCCCATAAGTTTGACTCTGCTCTTTAAGCCCATCCTTGAACGCCGTGGTCTCCGCGATATCTCTGTTTATTCTCCCTTCCGTGTCCGCTCTTAGAATTTGTTTGTCCGCCAGCGCCAGTTCATGGTTGTACTGGAGCTCCGCTTCCTGTTTGCGAAGTGTGGCCATTTTCAGCTCATAGGTGAGTCTGAACTGTTGATCCTTGCGTTCTTCTCGTTTGGTTAGCCAACTCCCAAACATACCCACCAACGCGCCTAAGCCTGACGAGGAAAACAGCGCCAGCAGTCCTTCCAGCATTAGTGTTCCCCTTGAATTGTCAGCCGCAGTGGTTCTCTATTGAGGAGTTCGGTGAAAGCATGAAGGGCTGATCGAGAGTTGAGGACGGCAGGTTTACCAGAGAGCCAGCCACGGCGATCGCCAATCAGAAGGCATCCCTGGGTGTGAGTGACAATATTGCCATTGTGAATCAGGATGCCGGTTCTATCTGGCACATCCTGCAGCCAGTACACGTTCTTGTACTTGCCGCTGCTGGAGCGCTCCATAAAGGTCGCGTCATAGACGCCGGCGGGAATACAGCTCACCTTCGGCCGGTTATCCAACCAGGGCCGCTCAAGGATCTGAAACGTCGCTCCTTTCACTGTCAGCGTACTGAGAATACACCCCGAGTGAATTTCATCGCGGATCATTATTGCCTCAATCATCGTTTGCTCCTTGCGCGATCAAGACTGAAACAGTTTCAACTTAATCGCCGCACCGACCAAAAATGCCGCTAACAGCCCGGTCGTCATGGCTTTCACCAGCGTGCGCCAGGCAGTGCGTCGAGCATCGCGC contains:
- a CDS encoding DUF5675 family protein; the encoded protein is MIEAIMIRDEIHSGCILSTLTVKGATFQILERPWLDNRPKVSCIPAGVYDATFMERSSSGKYKNVYWLQDVPDRTGILIHNGNIVTHTQGCLLIGDRRGWLSGKPAVLNSRSALHAFTELLNREPLRLTIQGEH